CGTCTACATGAACTGGCTAACAAAAGGAGAATTTCTGTTGCTGGAGCTTCAAAATTGCTGGCAAATATTTTATATTCTTACCGAGGAATGGGTTTGTCGGTCGGAACTATGATTGCTGGATGGGATGAGAAGGTAGTAGAAGATGATCCTGTAAATTCTTGATATGTGACCTTGCCCCGAGTTTCTTACTAACGTAAAATCTTGATGGTGTAGGGTCCAGGACTGTATTATGTGGACAGTGAGGGAGGAAGACTCAAAGGAAACAGATTCTCTGTTGGATCTGGTTCACCTTATGCTTATGGTGTTTTGGATAGTGGGTATGTGCTTCCACATTTCCTATCAGCATTTCCATGTTTTCCTAGTCTTTAATGATAACTATTAGTAGCTTCATATCTGTTAGAATAAGGTAATGTTGAAAATTTGTAAAGATTGTATAGGTTGTGGAGTCCTCAGTATTATTATTTTCGCTTTCTGCCATTGTCCCGTATGGCTTCGGCATCAAGTTGTTGACCTAAGCCATACAAAATCTGTCTTCTACATGAAAAGAACGAAGCTTTCTCCTGAATATCTCCAAATTATACAGTGATGATGATATGGTAGAAAATTGCTTCAGTTCATGTACTAATGGCCAGTCTGAGCATACTTTTTGTATGCACTCTTCtcaaatttgtaaatgggatgtTGTTCAATGTCTTGCAACTGTGTTTCAATTGGCCATTGACTCCTTTCTTTGTGCCCTTACGCTTCTGTGGACTGATGAATTGTGGAAACTGCTAAAATCTTGCATGCTTTCTGAGTTTACAGCTTCTCTCTTCCTGTATTTGTCTAGGTACCGCTTTGATTTATCTGTGGAAGAAGCTGCTGAGCTGGCAAGACGAGCTATTTATCATGCAACATTCCGTGATGGAGCTAGTGGTGGTGTTGCTAGTGGTATGCTTCTCATTTCCTCACCTGTGAAAAACAACCTAAAattcaaaatatgagagaattCTCTCTCCTTTCTACTCCAAAATATTTATGCTGCATGTGTTTCTGGTTGTTATGGTTTGTTTCAGTTTATCATGTTGGACCAAACGGATGGAAGAAGCTATCTGGTGATGATGTTGGAGAACTTCACTACAATTACTATCCCGTTGAACTCGAATCAGTTGAACAGGAAATGGCTGAAGTGCCCGTGGCCTGAGGAGAAAAAGCCCTAGGcaattgttgttattttgttTCATGATTGTGTAAACCGGATCAAATTTGTTTCAATCGTCCAATATTAGAGAATATCAGTATTTTCTTGAAATTGAATTGTACTCTCAATCTGGATATACTTCTCCTTGCATAGCTTGTAAGCTCCCATTCTCCTCCATTCAAGTTCATTCCTTCtaatttggagaagaaaaaaGTTAGTATTCTAGCCAATGGTTTTGTGACCTACTGTGCTACTACCCTTATATCCTAAATGCAATTTATCCAAAATTAACTGTTCTAACTTTCTTGTGTGCAGTATAAACTTTCACTGCTAAGTAATCCTAGTATATTTTAGTGTTTTGGAGCAAAATTTTGATTATTTGGTAACATTTTTTTTCCTTAGTGCGGTATGATTTTACTATACTTTGATGAAGTTTGATTCAGTCACTTCAAATGGTATATGAGTGTTAAAAGTTCCGCATTGGTGACAACGACGTTGGCTAAAATTTGTGTTTAGGCTGAATTGTCAGCCCAGCGAAAAAAAAAGGTGCTCTCCAAAGGAGATTCTATCGAAATAGTTGTTATCTGGCTATTAAAATTCCTTTTATATATACGTTCAACTGTTATAATGCATTTTTGGAATTAGGCCAAAATTAGGCCTACATGGCgttaaaatgcatcactatggtTTAGGCTTGTTTTCTTGTATAGGCAACATTTCTTCGGTAGTTCTTGGCgttaaaatgcatcactatggtTTAGGCTTGTTTTCTTGTATAGGCAACATTTCTTCGGTAGTTCTCAGCTTCTCATTGTGGGTTTGTTGAGGGTGTTACATACACTATCCTTATGGACTAGCGTCATCGTTGAGGTTTATCCCACCAGCTTTTTAAAGATGTGAATTCGCATAAACTCAGTTGAACGCTGTGTAACAATCCAACCCACTTGTGATAttgtattttggacttaggacttCATAGCTTTAAAATGCGTTACTACAGTCTACAACTTGCTTCCTTATTTACACAAcatctatttcatatttttcattgTGGATTTGTTTAGGTTATTACACACACTACCCTCACGGACTTAGCGTTATCATTGAAGTTTATCCCACCAGTTTTTTGAAGATGTGGATTTGCGTAAACTCACTTAAACGTTGAAGTTTACCAATCTAAGGAGTAAGGAAAGTACTCAATTGTATTTATTCCCTTTGTTAGTCATACTCTATATACAATGAGTCAAATTGCCGCATTGGAGTTACGTGAATTCATTTACTTTGTTCTCCGAGCAGCTCTCCCTGAAAGGAGTAGGAAGACTGGAATGCCAATAGGCGTCTATTATTGAATTCACCCGACCCCAGACTCATTGTACTAGTTACTGCTATAGCTAGTGCTAGTGTTGTATTGGTGTATTGCTAGTGAACTTACAGAGCGAGCTATAAAAGTAGAAAAAAAATAGATTAATCAAGAGATAATGGTAATATGTTCTTTTCTTATAAAGTGATTCTGCCATATTTCATTGATCATCTAACTTACACGAACATGAAGAGGGAAATCTCTCCCTCACGCTAGGTATCAAATTGTCATTCAGAGGGAGCAATTGGGAAATTGTGGTAGTCCATTTGATTGACCTACTTAAACTTTCACCTTGTTGGTGGGCTTCGATTCCTCATCTTATAATCCTTCCTCGTTTTCATGCCCTTTTCCCTTTTTCTATATATAATATCCTGAAGCATTGATTTGTCGTATTGAAGCTATGGCAGACAAACAAGAGTCCTAAATTAGAAGGTTCAGTTGATTGCATAATTAATTTCCTATGTCATTACCTAAAGCATAAAAATAAGTTGTTACATGCAATGAATgatgaaaagaagaaaatgagtaTCAAAATTCAtgactaaagaaaagaaaatcaagcaATATCATGAGAGATGAAACTGTATTGGTAAAAAAAATAGATATCATACGTGAATTAATGATATGTTGACAAGTGGCATTTGATGAGATCAATAAGTAAGAATGAAGAGGCACAGTTAAAATACCTACGGGATTGATTACAAAAGATACCGTATCTGACAACTTGAAAAGGTGAGATAGGCATGGGATGCATGAAGACTAAAAGAGAGGAAGATTCATTGGCAGTTACATACATGGAAGGGGGATCAGCATAATCCCTGATTATACGCGATTATTTATTATTACCATAACTGTTACGAATAATATGAGTAACGGGCAATTAATGTAGTTAATGTTAATAACAGGTAGGAATTAAATGGGAAAAATCAGTTACATATTGTATCCTTATTTAAACGCCCCTTACCTTACTTTGTATGATCATCAGAAAATTCACGAATATACGCAATCAGTCTTTTACTTTTACTTCTCTGTTTGATTGAAGATTCTTACTCGCAATTCTTGGGAGGAAACAACAATCatcaataagatttttttttctttctttattgaaTATTAAATTTCAATTACCTtttactcttttatatttggaaaagtAAAGTAAACTTGGTTATTAGAAACCCGATTTATTATAATATTAACTTTGaccacaaaaaatatttttggttaaaTAAATTGGTTTCGTTATCGGAAATCTAGTAATTTGTTCACGtttcatatttttatctttaGCAACAAAGTATGTCTACTACTAACAAAATTATTCAAGTGGGTGAGGGAGATCAAGGAAGGCAACAAGGTAGAACTCCACTGCACCATACACCCACAGTGACTCCATAACGCTCACGAGACAATTCACCAGAAAGATCTGCTAATCGTAACGCTGGACAACAAGTTAATGAGTAAACAAACGAGTAAGACAATTTGAGGCAATTGATTGCTCAACAAGTTGGTGAAGCTTTGCGTGCTTTTGCAAGTGAACTGCCCATTGTTGTGCAGGCTCCACCACTAGTAAATACAACTCTGGAAAACCCTCGTTCAGGGCTTGAAAATTCTATAAGTGTACAAGTTGTAGGTGGTGGATATGTCTAGCGCCTGGAATTCCACGTCGAACCAGGTCGGGCCCATCAACAGATCAAGGTTGATTTCTCCGATAGTGGCTCTCTGAGATCCATCGAATGCCTTCATATTTATGATTCCCATCCGTATCTCATGCAGTCCCTTACTAAGTCTTTTCAAAGTAGTCAGCGGATATATGTTcagactcgaacccccatctatcagaaacctggcaatgaacttgtcttcatattgcacagtgatgtgcaatgctttgttgtgactcaacccttctagCGGTAGCTCGTCTTTGTGGAAAGTAatcttgtgactctccagtacctgccataccatatttgccatttcccCACTAGTGATACCGGTaggcacataagcttcacttaataCCTTCATCAAGGTATTTTTGTGCGcatctgaattttgcaatagcgataagatggatatctgggTGGGAGTCTTATTCAGGTGATCAACAACAGAGTACTCCCTCGCTTGTACCTTCCTCCAAAGATTATTAGCGCCTGTCTCCATGATAGGTAGCTTAGATGTGGtctctttgcttgttcctccaaGATTCTCGGGTGTATAAACTCTGCCAGTTCTGGTCATTCTTTGCGCAACACCTGTCTCTTCCATCTTggacttttcttttcttctcgcCTCCGCCACATAATCCCATGGGATAACATCAGACTTATAAGATGATGTTGGAGCTACCATCATAGTGAAAGGTGTAGCTACCTTGACCTCGAATGGTGCCTGGGTTTGCACCACAATCGGCGAGAGGGTGACAAGAGATGTTTTGGGAGCATCCCCCTCTCGAATAAGTCCGATGGATCCCTACTGATCCCATTCTttatcagtttctatcacattcactccctcTCCCCTATGATCAGGAAGAGGGTTATTGTGGACATTCAGCATGGACTtctttgcttgtataaccttgaTGCCAATCAGCGTCTGGATCTTTTCCTTCAACATGCGACATTcctcaatggtatgacccttcatgcctaaatggtatgcacaagttttgttggGGTTAACCCACTGGGAAGGGTTTTCAACAACAACAGTAGGAATGAtggtgacataaccagcggccTTTAGTCTCTGACacagttggtctatgggttcagcaatagagGTGTATTGTCTGGGAGCTCTACGGGCGAAGTTTGGTCATGGCTTAGGGTAGTTTTGGCGGGCAGGAGGAGGTGAATAGTAATATGTAAGTTGagtgttataggtatggtaagtgatggcagggtattggtattttggaggtgagggttggtatgtgggtggaggtgtttgataggtaagaGGCGACTTAGGGCCCTGGGCTACCATTATGACACCCAATTCCTTCTTCTTCGAAATACCTCCTGACTGTAAAGCTTTGTTGGTGGATTGTAGTGCCTCGAAGTTGGTCACCATACCgctcttgatcccttcttctatcctttttcccaacttgatgatatcggagaacttgtgattctctataACCGTTaatctttcataatactgtggaTCCTGAGCTCTgatgaagaacttgttcatttgttatTCTTCAAGCGGTGGCCTCACCTtggcagcctctgatctccaacgagtagcatacttgcGGAAGGTTTCTGTCGGCATCTTCTTGAGGTTCTGGATATAGAAAACGTCTGGTGTGTTCTCTGTGTTGAAACTGAATCTATACATGAAATCATATGCCATGCTCACCCAGTTTGCCCACTTCTTCGGATTCTGGCTAATATACCAGGATAGTGCATCACCTGTAAGACTTCGCATGAGCAGTTTCATGCGGATTTGCTCATTCTTGCCCGCTCCCACAAGCTTATCAAAATAGGTTCTCAAATGCACCTTAGGATCACTggtgccatcaaacatctcaaacttaggaggtttgtaaccctccgacagttctacatctggctggaTACACAAGTCTTCGTAGTTCAAACCTTCAACACCCTTCCCACCTTCAACACTCTAGACTCTCCTTGTCAGTTTCTTTAGTTCCTCCACCATGTTTCGGATGAGCAAGTCCTTCTCAGTTGGTTTAGGTATGTATATGGTTTGTTGCAGGGTATGGGGTAACGTTTCCATGTATATCAGGTTGCCTTGGTGTGTTCCTAGAACTTGGGTATAAGGGTGATCATTGATCAAGAGAGACAATGCGAACAATAAACATATAAAAAAGGGGAGTCCTAAGTTTTTTAatctaaaggatcaccccgtgcaacataaataatagttcgcaactcccttagggtaggagttgctcatattattcagcgggaatagactatcatctcctgctacccaattactatgttaaagttgtttacttaaagcgctctaattcaattctaaatcgtgTCCTATGCGTgcgctacccgtcccatgcctatggtccaggggGCTTTAgacctactatttgggtggttctagactttacttagggtgCTCAAAAGATAAAACCAGGCGCACATTAAAAACatgtaggactacacataaagaTAATATATGGCTTAAGTTGGCCTCCACACATAAGCAGCAAATGCACACGGGCAGATTCTTATATTGGGCAGTAGACAGTTTCGAAATTAAGACATATTAGAGttattaagtcctatagacatgactTCTATGTGATTCTGATTTCCAGTGTCGTACAGGCAGTGCTGCTATTTTAGACTAACAAATTATATTACGGGTATtacaaaccctataggcatgatctctaaattGTTTGCGCAATGAGGCAACATAAACTGTTTGAAAACTCAGAATTACCAGCGTTTGAttctatagacatgctttctaggcgagtaactgtatcctataggcatgatttctaacagtTGGTATTTGAACTCAATTTTGTCATGCTTGTttctataggcatgtcatctaggtAGGCAGTATAATGAAAGCAACAGAAGCAGCCGATTAATTAGTTAAGaccctatagtcatggtatctagatAAGCGTTAGCAAAGGTATGTATTgttacatcctataggcatgctatctaataatTAAACAAGTAGTTATTGGCGTttgattcctatagacatgctgtCTAATAGCGCACAGTAGTAGACATGGAAACATGTACAATATTTATTCAAACTAACATGCTTTTGGATAGTGTACATGTATTagacaagttaagtgaagtgtgtgatttcctataggcatgatttctatcagTGTACAAAATTAAAGCACGTTAAATAAATAACAGGCGAAGCACAGAAATCCTATGGACAGGTTTTCTACCCATTTAGGCGCAAATTAAAGTATACTCGCTTCCCCCATTTCACTAACTTTCCAATCatttatttacaaattattacaggcctaGATAATGAATATAAGTGTAAATATTATACAAGGAACAATAGCAGGCCCAACAGTAGGCCCAAACGAAAGTAACCCAGTACTGCATGGGCCTTCAACAGACTCTTTCACTGGAATAGCAGGCCCAGATCCAAACGCTTCTCAAAATAGGAGAGTATGTCCATTTGCACAACCCAAGGCCACACATGGACTCATATCAAGCCCAACAATTACAATATTGACCACTTAACCAAATAAGTTAATGGACTACACATGGAAATCAACTAAAAAACCCTAAAGCAATACCTCATAGAGATAGGATTGTGTGATATTTGGCAGGATTCATAAACACATTGGCATTTCAGAAGCAAGAATGACAGGATTGATTAAGCAAAGAACAGGAAACTAGGTGAACCAACAGACTTGATTTCCAACATGGTAAATGCAACATAGGTTAATCATTAAGCAGGTGACAACATGCTAAAGATAGACATAATACTAGGAGAGTTAGGGAGATATGCCATTTGGGATTAATAGGGTAAACATACTAGACACATACGAGATGAACGTGCTAAGTTTTTCCAGAATAAGTTCAAAATAGAGCATGATCCACAGTTAGCCTAAAAAGGATTTTGAACCTAGGAGTCTAAGTTATGAAGGTCAAAAAGAGTCATAGTTAGGGAATGACAATTACACATAACAAACAGACAAGCAAACAATCAATAAGAAGCCTAATCATGATGAGTGTAACACAAAGATCCCCAAGTCTAAAGGTATCATGGTAGGAAGACATATTAACTTAAGGTTAAACAGAACAGGCAGACTTAGAACTTAAGCCAGTCGACTATGCATGATCATAGGAACTAAATGGATTGGGATTCAACTAGAAGCATAAGAAATACCAAAGAATCCAGGATTGACCAAACACCACGTGAAAGTTCTCAACAACAAAGCAACAAGTTTGGTTAAAGC
The sequence above is drawn from the Nicotiana tabacum cultivar K326 chromosome 13, ASM71507v2, whole genome shotgun sequence genome and encodes:
- the LOC107798450 gene encoding proteasome subunit beta type-5, giving the protein MMKIDFSGLEPTAPLKGEPSELCDGILSSPSFQIPNATNFDGFQKEAIQMVKPAKGTTTLAFIFKGGVMVAADSRASMGGYISSQSVKKIIEINPYMLGTMAGGAADCQFWHRNLGIKCRLHELANKRRISVAGASKLLANILYSYRGMGLSVGTMIAGWDEKGPGLYYVDSEGGRLKGNRFSVGSGSPYAYGVLDSGYRFDLSVEEAAELARRAIYHATFRDGASGGVASVYHVGPNGWKKLSGDDVGELHYNYYPVELESVEQEMAEVPVA